The DNA region GATGGCACTCAGTTGGTGTGTTCCTTCAGCTCTCATgctctcccttcttcttcctgcCAAGTCCAGAAATGCAGGAGCATCTAGAGATTATGAGGGTGAGAGCCACATGCAGAGGGTGGAGCAGGAAAACAGGAGAAGCCTGGGTCCCTGATGACATCCTAAAATTGCTGTCCCATTCTGGGACTACTTCCAGAttcaaaaaaacccccaaaccccaaGGCACTGTAAATTGGGTTTTCTGTGCTTGTGGCCAAATACAATCCCAACACAGATACCAAAACaactccctcttttttttttttaacaattatttattttgtagcgggaggtaattaggtttatttattttaattttatttattttttaatggaggcactggggattcaacctaggaccttgtatatgctaagcacgtgctttaccactgagctacaccctccccactaacAACTGCCTTTTATAGTAAAACCCAAACATGTAAAGGTACGACAGAGGTGGCAATGCAATAACTTTATGTCCAAAGGACTCAAGGCACTTCCTAAAATATCTAATTTGTAACCTTAACATGCAGGAAATATATGGTCCCATAAACTTTTGGAAGAATTCCATTTTCTGTTGGCCTAATAATGAAAACCTCTTAAATGCTAAAAACTGGccaaatacaaaaatgaatgtcACATAAGGATAGACAATAGTAGCCTAAAAAtatacctatatatttatggtcagctgatttttgacaagggagCCAGTATAATTCAAAGAGGAAAgtatagtcttttcaacaaatggtactgggaccaatggatagccacatgcaacaGAAAAAAGCTAGACCACTACCATACTtcacaaatacatatacaaaagcTTGAAACTTGTAAACTCGTATacaaaagttaattcaaaatggacTGAAGACCTAAacttaaaagtataaaatgcttagggAACATAGGCGTAAATTAACACTTGTGGATAGgtaatggtttcttagatatgacaccaaaaagcaGAAGGGACTAAaggaaaatagacaaatgagatttaaattaaatatacCTGTTTTTTCCAAAGGCAcaatcaagaaaggaaaaaaaaaaaaacaacaaaaaaaccaaacctacgATATGGGAGAAAATttctgcaaatcatgtatctgataagggtctagtattcataatacatataaagaacccctacaactcaacaacaaaagacaaataattcaaGTAAAATATGAGCAAAGggtttgaataaacatttctcaaaaaaaagatatacaaatggtcaatatccacatgaaaagatgttcaacaccattagcatcagggaaatacaaatcaaaaccacaatgagctatttCACACTCACTAGGATAGCTATGAACAACAAACAGGATGTGGGGAAATTAGAACCttcgtacactgctggtgggaatgtaaaatggtccggctggtgcagcctctgtgggaAAAACGCTGGCAGTTCTTCAGAAAGTTaaatatagttaccatatgactcagcaattctactcctagctATATAACCAAGAGAACTGTAAACacgtgtccacacaaaaatttgtacataaatgttcttGGCAATACTGTTCATAGGAGCTGAAAAGTGGCAACAACTCAGATGTCCACacgctgatgaatggataaacagaacgATGGAATATTACAGAGCCATCATGAAAGGGAATGAAGTCCTGATACAGCTCCAACACAGGTGAGCCCTGAAGACCATgctaaggaaaagaagccagacacaaaaggacaaatattctttgattccacttatatgaggtgcTGGTAAAAGGTAAATTCAGAAActgaaagtagattagaggttaccaggaaCTGAGGGTTGTAGGTACCAGGGTACCTACAGGTATCATGGTTagtgtttctgtttggggtgacaAGAAAGCGTTGGAagtggacagtggtgatggttgcacaacattgtgagttTAATTAATACTAGTGAATTACACACTTAAACGTAGTTAAAACATAGTAAATactatattttaccacaatttaaaaaaaagaaaagagaaagaatgaagtactgatacatgttgTAACAAGGATGAACCCTGGAAACATAATACTGACTGAAAGAAACAGGACAGGAAAGACCACTTATTTtatgatcccatttatgtgaaatgtccagaacaggcaaattcatagagacagaaggtaaatcagtgggaggaaagggctggaaaggagtgggagggagtgactgctaaagAGCACAGGTACATCTTTTTGGGGTGGCacaatgttctggaattagtggcgACGGTTGCAAAACTTCTATCAAAACTATTTACATATCAAATGCAAACTGTGCACGTTAAAAAGGGTGAATATtgtcttcaaaaatttttaaatgaatgtcaaaGATAAGCAATGAAGTTTTTCTGACATGAAATGTTagaaatttctttattattacttattaagCACCAGCTTAATTGTGCAGAAAATTTCAAATCCCTTGTCAACAACCcattcttccccacccccaccccgaatCCTTGCTAAAGAGCTCTTCAAGTAAGGACTcgctctcttctctcctctgtatAAAACTTCAAGAAGTAAAGGCAAAGAACTGTGTACACCTTGCTGGGAAATGCTGCCACAGATGTGGAGCTGTGTCTGCCCAAGGCTCCCTTTACTGTCCAGGTCCTGAAAGACTCTTGTTCATGAACTGTCTCTTCACAAAGCAAGTCCACCACTAAGAAGAGGGGACAAAACAGAATGAACAGTGGTGGTCAAATCACAATGCAAGTTCAAGACAAGGTCAGAATATGAATTTACTTAAAACTTAATACTGGTCTGCCAGCTTTTATTTCATGTAAACTCTCTGAAAGCACAtgtaaaatctttctttctttctttttttttttttgagtgactCACAGGTCTCTTAAAATTacaatagtaaaataaatgtaatacattCAAGCTATCCCACACAGAAAACCTTTTGATGGGTTTATAATGCCCCAGCCTAAGAACATAGAACCAACATTTTTTTTATCACATGCAATTCATCATTCAGCGTGATTCTGTGAACTGCTACTACGCACTTACTCAAAGCTAAGCAACACTGAAATGCGAAAACTAAAGGTATTTTTGAAACAGAAGATTTTAGTTGTTAAAATGGTGGCTACAGGGTAAAAGGGAGTTTATCAACTAAATCGGTAAAGAAGAGAGTCTTACCTTGCTGGGTTTATCATTCTGAGGGTCAAATACTTTCTCACAAAGTCTCAGTCCCGTCTCTTGCCTCAGCTGTTGTAAGTAGGCCCTCATCACTTCTAAAATGAGGAGCGGGAAGAacaataaaaaattgtatttgagaATGCCTCCCCTAAATGTGCTGGCTGCTGATCTGGACTTGACCATGGCAatacatttctatacatttgaaCAGGATAACAAATAGAAATGGCagttcaaaattttctttaaaaaaagaatcttttttttttgtttgtttgtatttttggtcCACCTATTTCATTtttagggttttggtttttttttgtaagggggggtaattaggtttattcatttaattttttttcagtggaggtactgggggttgaacccaggacctggtgcctgctatgtatgtgctctaccactgagctgtaccctccccacaaatGGTTTTATAACTGTTATACTCCTTTTGGTCCAAAAGATTCTCTACACATCTTATTTGTTGCCAAAGATTTTTTTGTGAGAGTGACTAGTTAAGATAACATACATGCTAATGATTCCACTCTCAACCTATACACCAATCAAGGCAAGAAAAAGAGGAGGGTAAAAAGTCAAGTGGAGACAATCCTGTGCCAcacagggaggcagagatgaTGTTCTTACCGTCTTCCTGTTTGTTTGCAGGTTTGGCATAAATTGCATTAAGTGGGAAACCAGGCTCTCCAGGAATGGGAAAATTAGTGATTCCCAGTGTATACATTTCTTTCTCACCTTGGCTTTTAGAattgcactaaaaaaaaaaaattatatatatatatatacacacacacacacaaatgtaggGGAAAAGTATAATAATATCCAAATAATATCCAGTTTTTTAGTCTAAGTAGCTTTGTCTGAGGTCATGATTTTGGTGTCCTTTTGCAAACTGGTGAAGCCTGTGGGCCCTTTCTCAGactaatgttttaaatgaatatgaTAAAACAGAACTACAAAACAAACTAATTATAATGAAATACAAtaattacaatattaaaaaaccaaatttacaACATAGTCACACATCTGCTTCTTTATTAATGCACTAAACAACAAGACCCAGCAGTGGGCCTAACAACTAAATTTTGAAGTAGTAAAGAACgtaaacaaaatttcaaaacatcttCAACTCTAAATGTACTATGAAATGCCGCAGAAAGTCACAGCTATTGCTAATACTACTGTGGGCTGCTGCCTACATtaataattaagataaaaaaaataattaagataaatgCTAAATTTCAATTAGAAGTTAGTGAAAAGAAAGATGTAACCTTTTCTCCACTCCAGTTCATGGACCTTTGGATTCTAACCTTGGACTCCATGTTAAGAACTTTTGAGCCAAGGGCTTAAAAGGGAATTTTTTGGTCAAGATTTCTGTCTTGggaaaaatatatgcaaagcactAAAACATCACTACCCTTATCTTCTTATTAGTCAACTACACTGTAAGTTTAGAGATATAcattcagattttccttttaagtCCATTCTCTAAGTCAGAGGAAATATTTCCTGCTTGTCCTTAAAGTCTCAACAAATCCAAATAccaattaatttgtttttctgacaGATGATCATCCAAGTTGAATTACCTTTTGGAGTTTCTTTAGACACTCAGAAATGTAGAGAGTTATATATATCAAGGTCCTATCAGCTTCATTCTATGggggaaaaccaaacaaaacgGTTCTGATCAAAATGTAACAATTATGTGCAATCAATGAAttcaatctttgtcttttgatttatCAACTGAAAACAGCAAAAGCATAGTTACTATGGCATCAAAAATTCCCATTCTCCAAATGCAGTTTTCTCAAGCCCCCTTTCTGTTTGCTTCTGGGGAGGGAGCCACCAGCTTCCACCCTGAGCTGTTTTGGCTGCTCCTGTTTTCCTTGGCTCCCCTCACCCAGGGGAGCTATGCCAACAGCCCCTCACTCTGTGCAGGAAGGAGAGTTAACAAAGCTGCCTGGGATACCTGAAGGGAACCATACGGctggctaatttttaaaaaccctttcaCTTTGGGATCTCTGCCGAGAACTTCATGGCTCTAAAGGAGGAAGCAATTATTTCACAAGTGACTCGTTCCTGAAGAGTGCCATAAGCCCCCCTCTTGATCGAACCCAAAGGAAAATAGGGAAAAGACAAATGGATGTTAAATCAAATGTGGCAAGGACTTCAGGTCAAATTTTACAcagatttatagttttaaagaaacaaactacaCATTTCCCTATTTTTAAGATTATATGATATTCAAGACAGAATGAAATGTGGCAAAATGATAATTACAAAACACAACACTTAAGACCACGCACTGGATACAGAAACATCTATAACATCACCGACTGTTAGACGACAGCTTATAGACCAAGAGTCTACAGATAGATTTCATACCCTGTTTGATTTCAAAAGATCAAAGTTTGGCAAGGAGTTGAAGTTCTATAGTTTAGAACATGATCAAGAAGATTTATTGATATTCCTCGTAACTTGCTCAtagcagaagctcagagaacttctttttttccattttcccttctctttttctgccaCCCCCTCTTCCACCTTCCCCTTGAGTTCACAAAAACTAAGAGCAGAACGGAAGAAGGGGTAATTGAGAGAAAGATTCAGGTCACTGAagtttccttatttctctcttaGGTCCAGGACACAGAAGTACAGAAAAAATTACATAGCATGCAGAATTTTTTAGTTTTGGACTGCACACAATAGGCACTTAATTACTGTTGAATAAATATAAAGTGTCCTGACCACAGGTTGGCAAATTTCCTCTGTATAGGACCAGACAGGAAGTAGTTTAGACTTTGTGGGCCACAGTCTTTCTCACAACCACTCAACTCAGTTGTTGTGGCGTGAAACCAGCCATAGACgatataaaaacaaatgcacatggctttgttccaataaaactttattagaGAAAGAAGGGGTGGTCCAGATTTGGCCctcaggctgtagtttgccaacccaTGGTGTAAAGTTTGGAGGAGAAGTGAGGAGTTAATACTGATACAGAATTAGGCCTGGATTTTCACAAGCACACAATctcacttcattttatttattcctcataGCAACCCTGACTACCAGGTAGATACTGCCCCCATcagaaaactaaattaaatagTAAAAGCTCTGCACTTTACCTTAATTTCATAGTTTTTGAAGAAGACATTGGCTTTGAAGTAATAGATAGCTTCATCCACAATATCTGTATCTTTTGCTAAGCAGGACacaagaggaggaaggcagagaacaTTAGCCAAATGTAAAACATAACACCTAAAAAagctatgaaggaaaaaaaagatctgagCTCAATGGTCAAGAGTTTTggagttaaataaaaaaaaatgaggccacTGAAATGTAAAGTCTTTAGAAacaatttctagaaaaataaatatgtgatttaTTCTTAtagctttattgttttttataaaaattatacatgttcATTAGAGAAATAAATCAATCAAGAGTGAAAAAGTTTAATTGTCACCCTACTATCACTATCCAGAAATAACTATTATCAACATTTggcaaacacaacattgtaaaccagctatacttcaattaaaaaaaaaattggtaaacaTCACTCTAGACATTCCTCAATGCATTTATAAAAACAGTCTGAGACATTGACTAACtttaataaaagctttttaaaaataaaaagtattcaaCAGTTTTAATTGAATTTACATACTATAGTGTCTAGGAAAAAAACACTCAACTGTCATTTAGGGACACACTGGGACTCACATACACatctttctttttatgaaaacTGTGACTTCAAATATATTTGTACAAGTTGTTCAAGGTTGCTAGACTGAGAAAAGCCAGAAACACGGCTGTAATGAAGACAGCTCACATTATAcaatttctttggcttttttctggttttcctttttttaaactttaaaaaggtcAAAATCCCAGGGTCTGGATATCCGGCAGCTGGTTTCAGCAATGCAGAAACAGTTATTTATATTTCTCGTCTCTGACTAGTACTCCAGAACCCAGTTGTCTCTATTCCTGCTAATTCCCCTGCTGAAGAATTTCAACAGAATTCTAACTCTAGCCTTGTGTTCCCTGCCATCTATGTTCTTATCTGTGAAAAGGCAACTTCCTCAGATGGTTCAACAGTGCTTACCAAAACCAGCTAGTTCTAAATGTCAcgatgagggggtgggggtagggggaggaggcTAGACCACAGGAACGTTTAGCATATCAAAGGTGTTCAAAACCTATTTGTggatgtaaataaattaatttggttAATGCTAATAGTTATTTAGCCCACAGCATAGGCTTGCACTTCTCCATACTTTCGATTCAGTTCTAACCTACCCCCCCTGGGGAAGAGTAACAGGTTATTCTTTATCCATAAATACCATGAAGTTCTGGTTTCTTGGGGTGCCATCCCTCAAGGGCCCAAGAACTGCAAAGgtaataattagatttattccaTCCTTGGTCTATTTCATCCTCTGACATAATATGTGGCATTTTGTAATGACCTGAGATGATCTGGGCCAACAATGATTCTTACTCTTCCATTGTACTgtaattcttcttcctctttttggtcttttttcactgtgtctggttcttttttttttttttttttttaatctcggAATCAAATAAAGACTGTGGTGACTCAACAAATTTATTAAGTTTACCGAGCTTTCAACTTgtgttgaaaacaaaattaaattaagcaAAAGTCAAGTCGAGTAGTCTGGCAGAGGAATAGAGATAGTCAGGACAAAATTAGTAAACCAAACCAGGGTCTTGGAAACCATGAATGGAACTCAGTGTAAGGAAACCGTttctaatataatataaattacacTGTTGGCAGAACATCTTAGAATGTGCCAGAAGAGTCTCAGTATCTGAAAGAATGGaactttttgaaaagtaaaaaaaaaattcccccaaaaAAGCGAGTACCAAGAAGAAAGCAAGGATATAAAATTCggaaaagcaagagaagaaatgagTAATGTTATACAGGACGCTTAAGACTTAAGATTGAGGTACTGCTAAAAATTAAGAGAGCCTGAATAATGGACAAAGGAGGCAGATTTAGATAAGGAAGaagttaaaatatgttttgtttttcccacgTTGATGACAGAGACAGGATGGGGACATGGCACCCTACAGAAGTAGCAACGTTAGGGCTGATAGTGATGGTGGAAAAGTGTCGATTAAGcacatttcctctttcctctcaacAAAATATCCTGGAGAAACTGGCAGCAATAATAGTTTCCTATTAAATGCAACATATGCCCACAATCTTAAAAAGTCTAGCGCACAACATCCACcaagcaaacagaaaatacaaGAGCAACCTGAGACAGAATTTCCCTGATTTAACGTTAGACAGTTACTAGTTGTTTCAAACCAAAATCTAAAAATAACGGAAAGGGGTTTCTACTTACTTTCTCTAGGAGCAGGCCCTTTGAACTGACTTCTGATAGGCAACAGTGCCATGTTTCCAATGAGTTTGGTGTCAGGGTCCATGAGGGAAGAGTGGTAAGCCTGTAGTGGTAAGTCAGGTAAGAACATAGAAGCAGAAAGACAGCAAATATCGGTAGGACAGGTAAGTACCcttccccaaagggaaaaaaaaatagcccacTCAAGATTAACCGGCTCATGAGAACGGACTATTAAATTTTGAGGAATTTTGAGAAAATCTGAGGCAAGCTGGTTGTTGaacacagccattattaaaaattaaattatgtaaatttacaattaaacaagttatattaaaaacaaaggtaataaacactcaaaatgaattagtttctattttaaaaatattattttactactGTCTATGATCTTAatgttttttctgtcttttgtatcTTTATGGTGGAAATATTACATATTGGGGTCCTACTGCGCACCTCTTCACGTGCAATGACGTTACACTGGTAGCTGGTGGAATATTTACACTACAGATATAGGCAAACACTATATAAATCAGGGGTACTCAGCCCCCAAGTATTCTTAAAACACAACCCAAGCACGGGcttttcagctctgccacttcctggttTTATGCCTTTTGACCAAGACATAACTTCTTTTCTTAGCCTGTCTCCAAATTCGTAAAATGAAGAGatatatatacttgttttcaGTGGGTAGGTGTGAGTTAAAGGAAGAGGGAGTAAATATCACACTTATGAGAGCAATTTATATGCTGATTCCCAGTTCTGCTTTTTCACAAGATGTCTGGCTTTTTGTAAGACAACATAGgccccattcatttattcattcattcaccaaaagATTACTAAGCACCTTCTATGTGCAAGGCACACAAGACCAGTATGGGCTCCCGTTCTGTTCCTGAAGAACTTTCAGGCAAATGGAGAAGACAGATACTAAGTAACTGATCACGGGGGAAGTCCAGGGTGCTCTATGTGCAACCAGAATGATGAGCACAAAGCTTTAGAGTTTTGGTATATCAAGATTCACTCCTGTgccaccttgggcaagttacttaacttttctgagcctcagtttcttcctccgcaaaatgagaaaacaataacATATCTACTTCAGAGTCACTGTGAGGGTTAAATAGGATGATTTATATAAAGTGTGTAGCTCAGGGCCTGTCTGGCACACATTAGGAACCAAATAGTAGTCATGGGatccataaaatatatatccataaCTATGCCTTGCTTTTTTAATCACTAATATGCTTCATCTAAAGCATCTTTTGTTAGCCATCTATCTCCTTCATAGTATCTGTCACTATCTGAAATGATCcccttcattttatttacatttacatatttattgtctgtctctccattaaaatgtaaactcCTTAAGAGTAGGGATTTGTTGGCCTTATTTACTGCTGTaacagtgcttggcatgcagcaggtgctcaataatgTTTGTTGCATCAATAACCACATGTTATTGAACGGcctttttcttcatcttaaatATGGATACCATGATAGTGATAAATCCACCCCACAGACTAGCTGTCAGAATTTAAGAGCAACCAGACCACCATCAATTTTCACTCCTACTCTGAtgcacaagaaaacagaaatatttggaaaccagGCGCGAACCTTGCGTCTGCTCTGAGGGCCCTAAAGCCAGCGGCTCTTGGGTAGCCAACACTGCCGGGGGCTATGGGGGAGGAGTCGAGGAAGTGGGGTCTGACAGATGACAAGCAGCGAAAGGGACCCGCCCCCAGGGGCGGAGGAGGAAGTGGgcctgcagggaaaaaaaaggagaagacgGACCCTAGACTTGAGATACAAAAAATAAGAAGGGCAGCCCGTGGCTTCGCGGCTCTAGTGAGGCTTTGGGAACCCTGCTGGAATTGAGGGATgcagaaaaagggagaaaacgAGTCGGGATTgaagaggagagggcagaaggGCCGAGGCAGATTCCTCAGCACGCCTCGGGTCTTTGGCCCACTCTGCCGCGCCCCAAGTTCCCCAAGGCCGACACTCTCGAGCGATTCCCATCCTACGGGGGCCGGTTCCTTTCTCTCGCCTCTCCCCTGCTAAGGCCCCCcgcttcctctctgccctcctccgcCCGCTTCTCTCAGCGCACGCACTATTTCTCGCCACTGTCCCAAATTCCCGCCGTTTCGCGACACCCCCAACTCGGCCCCTTTACCGGCATCTTGGAGGCGCCGGAGTTTCAACCCAGAAGAGGAGAATAGGGTTAGAGCTCGGCGTTTCCGGTCTGGCAGCCTGGGAGGGGTAGGCGGAAGTAAGCCGGAAGGGGCGGGCGAGGGCTGAACGCCTCACTTCCGGCCTCGCTGTCCGGGGCTGACTGCTGCGGCTGCGCGGATGCAAAGGGGCGCCAGGGGGCGCTCGAGCCCTAGGCAGGGGCTCTGAGTGTCGCTCATGAGTGAGGTGTGGGCGAAAGGAGACGGATGCTGGGTTTACAAAATCCCGGTGACCAGTcacctcctttgtttttcttcaaagatCACTTTTTCAGTGGAACATTCCTTGGGtcactctattttaaaatgagttccAGTCCACccccccttctctctttttccctaaaTTCTTatgacttgtttattttggcGTTTGTCTCCCCCTTTCCAACCACATGaacatcaaaaaagcaaatgattttgtctgttttgttcactgctttacCCCTGTGCCTATAACAGTGATGGTACATAGTAAGCATCAATAAATATTcgttgagtgaaagaatgaactCAATCCACtgattttaaaggagaaaagatcagTGAGAAGGGATTTGTGTATTACTTTGTTCTGCAAGTCTTCCTGTAGTGGTGAGGAAATGGACCCTGGGTTTGAATCGTAGCTCTAGTATTTATTAACTGCTTATCTTTGGGCAAGTTAacctctctgcctgtttcctcacctggaaatgAAGATAACAGTACTTACCTCAGTGTtgtgaggaggaaataaaatgcatgtaAGTGTTTAGAACTTACATGCCTAGAACATACCAAAGGCTCAGGAATTTTTAGCCTATTATTCGAAAGCACCTACATTAAAAGCCAAGGTCATTGCTGCCTCTGGCCATTTCTCCTGCCAGTCCCTCAGACTGATTTACTTTGTCCCATGTTCCCACGTCAGATTTCTCATTTCGATCTCTGGCCAAACTGCACCTTAAAAGGcacagggggaggagaggaaacttCTTTGACAACGAGGCCAAAGCAGCCTGGTAGTCACTCTCCATTTCgttactgttttctcttcttcacgTTCCTTATCAGAGGTTTCCTTGTTTATGGTTAGTCCCAGAGCCCAGAATGTCAGCTCAATGAGAGTAAGGACTGGCTTGCCCTAAGTGTTTCCATTTTATCCCCATGCCTGACACCCATTAGTAAATCTGCCTGAGGATTCATGTCAGGCTCTCCTACAAGAAAGTGAAAGCCTTCAGGACTGGAACGGTCACATCCATCTTTTAAACTCCAGTGTCCAGAGGGGAAGGAAATGGAGTCTGGCCCTGTACTTCTTTCCCACAGGCACATACCAGACTCTTCAGAGGCTAAACTAGGGAGGTATAACTCATGGAGTAATGAGGACGGCGAATAAAaagttgtcttttctttcttcctctcccatgTGACAGTAACATTTCTAAAATTGAGCAACACTGGGAGCTCAGGGTGTTTTTGCCCTTTCCTTACTTGAGGGCCACAGAGAAAGTCCCGAAGCAGCCCAGCGCATCCCCATGTTGCCCGTTCATCACGAGTACAGCTGGGAGAATCGCTCATCCTAACGGACCAAGGTGCAAATATCCAACTCTtttccccagcctgggcctgcaGGCACAAGTTACCACTGAGAACTATGGCCCCTCACACTTTGCATCTTTAATTAAAATGGATCAAGTTTGACACTGCAGGTGTACTTCTGCTATCTAGGCTCAAGAATGATTAAAGATTTAACTTGAGTTGCAGGTTTTCTCTAAGGATTTAATTCGCATCAGCAGAAGATCCAGCACCAGTGGAGCCTGGgcctgttgtgaggattaaatgaaaaggaTTATGTAAAATGCTTCTTCTCAGCACAAAGCTGGGCAGAGCTCAATAAATGAGATTCTGCTTTCCttcagcagggcctgggctgtcAGCGGTGCTAGAGAAGTATCTGCTGATTGACTAGCCATTCCCCAGGGCCCATCCCAAATGAACtcagaaatactaaaaataaacaattcaatgaggcaagaaattaaaaagaaaaaaatggtatcttCTCCCTTTTTGTGTGCATTTGTAATTCAAagaaagtatacatttttaagtgCTCAGAGACTACAAaccatgttttcttaaaaagtcacTGCCTACAT from Camelus ferus isolate YT-003-E chromosome 32, BCGSAC_Cfer_1.0, whole genome shotgun sequence includes:
- the ARPC3 gene encoding actin-related protein 2/3 complex subunit 3; amino-acid sequence: MPAYHSSLMDPDTKLIGNMALLPIRSQFKGPAPRETKDTDIVDEAIYYFKANVFFKNYEIKNEADRTLIYITLYISECLKKLQKCNSKSQGEKEMYTLGITNFPIPGEPGFPLNAIYAKPANKQEDEVMRAYLQQLRQETGLRLCEKVFDPQNDKPSKWWTCFVKRQFMNKSLSGPGQ